In one window of Chryseobacterium phocaeense DNA:
- a CDS encoding thiolase family protein, which yields MKQAYIVKGFRTAVGKAPKGSLRFTRPDVMAATVIEKLMAELPQLDKNRIDDLIVGNAMPEAEQGLNVARLISLMGLNTDKVPGVTVNRYCASGSEAIAIASAKIQAGMADCIIAGGTESMSYIPMGGYKPVPETDIAKTNPDYYWGMGYTAEEVAKQYNITREEQDQFAYESHMKALKANAEGKFANQIVSIPVEYNFLDENQKMQSKKFDFSIDEGPRKDTSLEGLAKLRPVFANGGSVTAGNSSQMSDGAAFVMVMSEEMVKELGLEPEARLVAYAAAGLEPRIMGMGPIYAIPKALKQAGLELKDIDLIELNEAFASQSVAIKKELGLNPDILNVNGGAIALGHPLGCTGTKLTVQLLDEMRRRGNKYGMVSMCVGTGQGAASIFELL from the coding sequence ATGAAACAAGCATATATAGTAAAAGGGTTCAGAACAGCCGTTGGAAAAGCTCCAAAAGGAAGTTTAAGATTTACAAGACCCGATGTGATGGCCGCTACCGTTATTGAAAAACTAATGGCGGAACTTCCACAATTGGATAAAAACAGAATTGATGACCTGATCGTTGGAAATGCAATGCCGGAGGCTGAACAGGGCTTGAATGTGGCCCGTCTGATCTCCCTGATGGGATTGAACACAGACAAAGTTCCGGGAGTTACCGTGAACAGATACTGTGCATCAGGAAGTGAAGCCATTGCCATTGCTTCTGCAAAAATTCAGGCCGGAATGGCTGATTGCATCATTGCGGGAGGTACAGAATCTATGTCATACATCCCGATGGGTGGCTACAAGCCGGTTCCTGAAACGGATATCGCTAAAACCAACCCTGATTACTACTGGGGAATGGGTTATACTGCTGAAGAAGTGGCCAAACAATACAATATTACCAGAGAAGAGCAGGATCAGTTTGCGTATGAATCCCATATGAAAGCATTAAAAGCCAATGCTGAAGGGAAATTTGCCAATCAGATCGTTTCCATTCCTGTAGAATACAATTTCCTGGACGAAAACCAGAAAATGCAGTCTAAAAAGTTTGATTTCTCTATTGACGAAGGTCCTAGAAAAGACACTTCCTTAGAAGGTCTGGCCAAGCTGAGACCGGTATTTGCCAACGGAGGAAGCGTTACTGCCGGAAATTCATCCCAGATGAGTGACGGAGCTGCTTTTGTTATGGTGATGAGCGAAGAAATGGTAAAAGAATTAGGTCTTGAGCCTGAAGCAAGATTAGTAGCCTATGCAGCGGCAGGACTTGAGCCTAGAATTATGGGAATGGGTCCTATCTATGCTATTCCAAAAGCTTTAAAACAGGCAGGACTTGAATTAAAGGACATCGACTTAATTGAATTGAATGAGGCATTTGCATCACAGTCAGTTGCCATTAAAAAAGAATTAGGCTTAAATCCTGATATCCTTAACGTAAACGGAGGTGCTATTGCTCTTGGCCACCCGCTTGGCTGTACCGGAACAAAATTAACCGTCCAGCTTCTTGATGAAATGAGAAGACGCGGCAATAAGTACGGAATGGTTTCCATGTGCGTGGGTACGGGACAGGGAGCTGCTTCGATCTTTGAACTACTTTAA
- a CDS encoding TonB-dependent receptor plug domain-containing protein: MIKKIGSIFLLGSMLSAYAQEKTTDIEIIEFQGKFISTPYKSANQNITVITKEEIANSPAKSIDEVLQQVPGMDIRRRGANGVQSDIGFRGSSFEQVLLLLNGIRMNDSQTGHNSMNVPVDMDDVERIEIIKGPAARRFGQNAYAGVINIITKTTSGKRVKISADGGDYKTYGLGFNAQIGNEKFSNSLQANTASSEGYMYNTDYEIRNVFYQSKLNIKNGDLKLQAGFSEKKFGANGFYASKSATEQYEETQASIVSVAHQQKFGDLKISSNVYWRRGQDMYLYDRNKPDGYRNMHIGNNVGGEVNSSYQWGLGTTGVGVELRKEFLASNNLGERNRFVSQVFFEHHFSLLDKKLNISPGISWANYSKEGNFFYPGLDVGYNFNQNNKIYGNVARVHRVPTFTDLYYVSKTEQGNQNLLPENAISSEIGYQYQDSRILAKVSGFMRNSENSIDWTKKAIDSPVWYADNVGKIDTKGVEFELSHRASDWLKYTAGYTYLDSKISRSGEFVSRYILDNLKHQVVAKLETKFLKYFSNELVYRYNERMNLGSYNLLDEKLSFAKKDFSVYALITNLTDTKYTEAFGVEMPQRWFHIGFSYTINIK, translated from the coding sequence ATGATCAAGAAGATTGGAAGTATATTTTTATTGGGATCAATGCTTTCTGCCTATGCACAGGAAAAAACAACGGACATTGAAATCATTGAATTTCAGGGTAAATTTATATCTACACCTTATAAAAGCGCCAATCAGAATATTACGGTGATCACTAAAGAAGAAATTGCCAATTCTCCCGCAAAAAGTATTGACGAAGTTCTCCAACAGGTTCCGGGAATGGATATCAGAAGAAGAGGGGCTAACGGAGTACAGAGTGATATCGGTTTCAGGGGAAGTTCTTTTGAGCAGGTGCTGCTTCTTTTGAACGGAATAAGAATGAATGATTCCCAGACGGGACACAACTCCATGAATGTGCCTGTAGATATGGATGATGTGGAAAGAATTGAGATCATTAAAGGGCCGGCCGCCAGAAGATTCGGACAGAACGCCTATGCTGGGGTAATCAATATTATTACTAAAACCACTTCAGGAAAAAGGGTGAAAATAAGCGCCGACGGCGGAGATTATAAAACCTATGGTCTCGGCTTTAATGCCCAGATAGGAAATGAAAAGTTTTCAAACTCACTTCAGGCGAATACTGCTTCATCGGAGGGATATATGTATAATACGGACTATGAGATCCGGAATGTATTTTACCAGAGTAAACTGAATATTAAAAACGGTGATCTTAAGCTGCAGGCCGGTTTTTCTGAAAAAAAATTCGGGGCCAATGGCTTTTATGCGTCTAAAAGCGCTACGGAACAGTATGAGGAAACACAGGCTTCCATTGTGAGTGTAGCCCACCAGCAGAAATTCGGAGACTTGAAAATCAGTTCGAATGTGTACTGGAGAAGAGGGCAGGACATGTATCTTTATGACAGGAACAAACCGGATGGTTACAGAAATATGCACATCGGAAATAATGTGGGTGGAGAAGTGAATTCCAGCTATCAATGGGGATTAGGGACCACCGGTGTGGGTGTTGAGCTGAGAAAGGAATTTCTGGCGAGTAATAATTTAGGAGAAAGAAACCGTTTTGTTTCTCAGGTCTTCTTTGAACATCATTTCTCATTACTGGATAAAAAGCTTAACATCAGTCCGGGAATTTCCTGGGCGAATTATTCCAAAGAAGGCAATTTCTTCTATCCGGGTCTGGATGTAGGGTATAATTTCAATCAGAACAACAAGATCTACGGAAATGTGGCGAGGGTTCACAGGGTTCCTACGTTTACAGACCTTTATTATGTAAGCAAAACGGAACAGGGAAATCAGAACCTGCTGCCAGAAAATGCTATTTCTTCGGAGATCGGATATCAATATCAGGACAGCAGGATTTTAGCAAAGGTGAGCGGATTTATGAGGAATTCGGAAAATTCTATCGACTGGACGAAAAAGGCTATTGATTCTCCTGTATGGTATGCAGATAACGTAGGGAAAATTGATACCAAAGGAGTAGAGTTTGAACTGAGTCACAGAGCCTCTGACTGGCTGAAATATACAGCCGGATATACGTATCTGGACAGTAAAATAAGCAGATCCGGTGAATTTGTTTCCAGATATATTCTGGATAATCTGAAGCATCAGGTAGTGGCAAAACTGGAAACTAAATTTTTGAAATATTTTAGCAACGAATTGGTCTACCGGTATAACGAAAGGATGAATCTGGGCAGCTATAATCTCCTTGATGAAAAACTGAGCTTTGCAAAAAAGGACTTTTCCGTATATGCACTGATTACCAACTTAACAGATACAAAATACACCGAAGCTTTTGGAGTTGAAATGCCTCAAAGATGGTTCCACATAGGCTTCTCATATACTATCAATATTAAATAA
- a CDS encoding YegP family protein, with product MGKFIISKRTNGEHQFNLKARNGQVILTSQGYSSKSSCENGIESVRTHSQDDSKFEKNTAKDNRWYFNLKAGNGQIIGTSQMYESENGMDNGIESVKTNAPGASVEDETVL from the coding sequence ATGGGAAAATTTATTATTTCTAAAAGAACAAACGGAGAACATCAGTTCAATCTTAAAGCAAGAAACGGACAGGTGATCCTAACCAGCCAGGGATACAGCTCAAAATCCTCCTGTGAAAACGGAATAGAATCCGTACGCACCCATTCTCAGGATGATTCGAAATTTGAAAAGAATACCGCTAAAGATAACCGCTGGTATTTCAACTTAAAGGCAGGCAACGGACAGATCATAGGAACCAGCCAGATGTATGAATCAGAAAACGGGATGGACAACGGCATCGAATCTGTAAAAACCAACGCACCAGGGGCTTCCGTAGAAGATGAGACTGTTCTTTAA
- a CDS encoding four helix bundle protein — translation MHNFRELEVWKKSILLCKHYYIISKNFPKDELFGLTSQSRRSLYSIPSNIAEGAGRDTNPQFCQFLNIALGSSFEFETQIIIANDLEFIKKDDFDLLISEIRHVQNMIIKLKQNYSK, via the coding sequence ATGCATAATTTCAGGGAATTGGAGGTTTGGAAAAAATCAATTTTGCTTTGTAAGCATTACTATATTATTTCTAAAAATTTCCCTAAAGATGAATTATTCGGATTGACTTCACAGTCGAGAAGAAGTCTTTATTCAATTCCGTCTAATATTGCCGAAGGAGCTGGAAGAGATACCAATCCACAGTTCTGTCAATTTTTAAACATTGCATTAGGTTCTTCTTTTGAATTTGAAACTCAGATTATAATTGCGAATGATTTGGAATTCATTAAAAAAGATGATTTTGATTTGTTAATATCCGAAATCAGACATGTTCAAAATATGATCATCAAATTAAAACAAAATTATTCAAAATAG
- a CDS encoding phosphohydrolase has product MTKEELLNRAIKIADKAHKGQTDKYHAPYIAHVMRVMEYGKTLDEKIVGVLHDVVEDHPEEFSLEYLRTEGFPEYIIFAVSCLTKFDPEEDYDEFVKRTERSPLAVAVKLNDLRDNMDLRRVNRELTPKDIKRFNKYLKAYHYLIEKY; this is encoded by the coding sequence ATGACAAAAGAAGAATTGCTCAACAGAGCCATAAAAATAGCTGATAAAGCACATAAAGGACAAACCGATAAATACCACGCCCCTTACATTGCCCATGTGATGCGCGTGATGGAATATGGCAAAACACTGGACGAAAAGATTGTAGGGGTTCTTCACGATGTAGTGGAAGACCACCCGGAAGAATTCAGTCTGGAATATTTAAGGACTGAGGGCTTTCCTGAATATATTATTTTTGCTGTAAGCTGCCTTACTAAGTTTGATCCCGAGGAAGATTACGATGAATTCGTTAAAAGAACGGAAAGATCCCCTCTTGCCGTTGCTGTAAAGCTTAATGATCTCCGTGATAATATGGATCTCAGAAGAGTCAACAGGGAGCTGACTCCGAAAGATATCAAAAGGTTCAACAAATATTTAAAAGCCTACCATTATCTGATAGAGAAATATTAA
- the uvrA gene encoding excinuclease ABC subunit UvrA → MAPTTEIDIKKQIFVKNAHLNNLKHIDVLIPKNKLIVITGVSGSGKSSLAFDTIYAEGQRRYVESLSSYARQFLGKLEKPKVDDIKGLAPSIAIQQKVISSNPRSTVGTSTEIYDYMKLLFARIGKTFSPVSGEEVKKDSVSDVIDFIKASKKETSFLLTAPLEYDADNFKETLNILKLAGFTRLEINGNVAGIEDLESFGFTPEKGMLINLVIDRFSYEEDESFLQRLADSIQMAFYEGHGYCSLKNTDSGKVKEFSNKFELDGMEFLEPNVHFFSFNNPYGACPACEGYGKVIGIDEDLVVPNKTLSIYEDAVVSWRGESMSEWKKDFIKKAQDFPIHKPYHQLTKEQKSFLWKGDGKSSFPSINNFFKMLEENLYKIQYRVMLSRYRGKTLCPTCEGLRLREETSWVKVDGHNIQSMIELPLDELYPLIEGLKLSEHDQDVAKRLLYEIKTRIEFLLKVGLGYLTLNRTSNTLSGGESQRINLATSLGSSLVGSIYILDEPSIGLHSRDTENLIGVLQNLRDLGNTVIVVEHDEDVMKAADYIIDIGPEAGYLGGELVFAGDYDDLKNADTLTSKYLTGRMEIEIPKKRRKAKEWIHIKGARQNNLKNIDVDVPLESLTVISGVSGSGKSTLMKEILTNDIQIQLGMGGKKGDYDSVEFPKKLIKHIELIDQNPIGKSSRSNPVTYLKAYDDIRDLFAKQKVSKMMGYKPKHFSFNVDGGRCDECKGEGVINVSMQFMADIELECEVCKGTRFKSEILEVKFDEKSISDILHMTVDEALEFFKDNNEDKIVTKLKPLQDVGLGYLQLGQSSSTLSGGEAQRVKLASFLVKGVTTDKTLFIFDEPSTGLHFHDIQKLLKSLQALIDLGHSVIVIEHQPDIIKCADYIIDIGPEAGKYGGEVVFAGTPEDLAENKKSHTAKYIKEKLEN, encoded by the coding sequence ATGGCTCCAACTACAGAAATAGATATAAAAAAACAGATTTTCGTTAAGAATGCACACCTTAACAATCTGAAGCATATAGATGTTCTGATCCCGAAAAATAAACTGATCGTCATCACAGGGGTTTCCGGAAGCGGAAAATCTTCTCTGGCATTCGATACTATTTATGCGGAAGGACAGAGAAGGTATGTGGAAAGTTTAAGTTCCTACGCCCGTCAGTTTTTGGGTAAATTAGAAAAACCGAAAGTAGACGATATCAAAGGACTTGCGCCTTCCATCGCAATACAGCAGAAAGTAATTTCCTCCAACCCGCGTTCTACGGTAGGAACTTCTACAGAAATCTACGATTATATGAAGCTTCTTTTCGCAAGGATCGGGAAAACATTTTCTCCTGTTTCCGGTGAAGAAGTGAAGAAAGATTCCGTTTCTGATGTTATTGATTTTATCAAAGCTTCCAAAAAAGAAACTTCATTCCTGCTGACAGCTCCTCTGGAATACGACGCTGACAATTTTAAGGAAACCCTGAACATTTTAAAGCTCGCAGGTTTTACCAGACTTGAGATCAATGGAAATGTGGCGGGTATCGAGGACCTGGAAAGCTTCGGATTTACTCCTGAAAAAGGAATGCTGATCAATCTTGTCATCGACCGTTTTTCTTATGAAGAAGACGAAAGTTTCCTTCAACGACTGGCAGACTCTATCCAGATGGCTTTCTACGAAGGCCACGGCTATTGCTCACTGAAAAATACGGATTCAGGAAAAGTAAAAGAATTCTCCAACAAATTTGAGCTGGACGGCATGGAGTTCCTGGAACCGAATGTTCACTTTTTCAGCTTCAATAATCCCTACGGAGCTTGTCCTGCATGTGAAGGCTACGGAAAAGTAATCGGAATTGATGAAGATCTTGTGGTTCCGAACAAAACCTTATCCATTTATGAAGATGCAGTGGTTTCATGGCGGGGAGAAAGCATGAGCGAGTGGAAAAAAGATTTCATAAAAAAAGCGCAGGACTTCCCTATCCATAAACCTTACCATCAATTAACCAAAGAACAGAAAAGCTTCCTTTGGAAAGGCGACGGTAAAAGCAGCTTCCCTTCTATCAATAATTTCTTCAAAATGCTTGAAGAAAACCTGTATAAAATCCAGTATCGTGTGATGCTTTCCAGATACAGAGGGAAAACACTCTGTCCAACCTGTGAAGGCCTGAGACTGCGTGAAGAAACCAGCTGGGTAAAAGTGGACGGTCACAATATCCAGTCGATGATAGAGCTTCCTCTGGATGAATTATACCCTTTAATAGAGGGTCTTAAACTTTCCGAACATGATCAGGATGTAGCGAAGAGACTGCTGTATGAAATTAAAACCCGTATTGAGTTCTTATTAAAAGTAGGTTTGGGCTATTTAACCTTAAACAGGACTTCCAATACGCTTTCCGGGGGAGAAAGCCAGAGAATTAACCTGGCGACAAGCCTGGGAAGTTCGCTGGTAGGTTCTATTTATATCCTGGATGAGCCTTCTATTGGGCTCCATTCCAGAGATACGGAAAACCTGATCGGGGTATTACAAAATCTAAGGGATCTCGGGAATACAGTGATTGTTGTAGAGCATGATGAAGATGTCATGAAAGCAGCAGATTATATTATAGATATTGGTCCGGAAGCAGGTTATTTGGGTGGTGAACTCGTTTTCGCCGGGGATTATGATGATCTTAAAAATGCAGATACGCTGACTTCAAAATACCTGACCGGAAGAATGGAAATTGAAATTCCTAAAAAGCGGAGGAAAGCTAAGGAATGGATCCATATCAAAGGAGCAAGACAAAACAATCTTAAAAATATAGATGTAGATGTTCCTTTGGAAAGCCTTACAGTGATCTCAGGAGTTTCCGGAAGCGGAAAATCTACCCTGATGAAGGAAATTTTAACTAATGATATTCAGATCCAGCTTGGAATGGGTGGCAAAAAGGGAGATTATGATTCCGTGGAATTTCCAAAGAAACTGATCAAACATATTGAGCTGATTGATCAGAACCCAATCGGAAAGTCATCAAGGTCCAATCCGGTAACTTACCTGAAAGCTTATGACGACATCAGAGATCTTTTTGCGAAGCAGAAAGTTTCAAAAATGATGGGTTACAAGCCTAAGCACTTCTCTTTTAACGTAGACGGCGGAAGATGCGATGAATGTAAAGGCGAAGGAGTCATCAACGTATCCATGCAGTTTATGGCAGATATTGAGCTGGAATGTGAAGTTTGCAAAGGCACCCGCTTTAAAAGTGAGATCCTGGAAGTGAAATTCGATGAGAAAAGCATTTCCGATATTCTTCATATGACGGTAGATGAAGCGCTGGAATTCTTTAAAGACAATAATGAGGATAAAATTGTCACCAAACTGAAGCCGCTTCAGGATGTGGGATTAGGTTATCTTCAGCTGGGACAAAGTTCTTCTACCCTTTCCGGCGGTGAAGCACAACGGGTAAAACTTGCTTCATTCCTTGTGAAAGGTGTTACCACAGACAAAACCCTGTTTATCTTCGATGAACCTTCTACCGGACTGCATTTCCATGATATTCAGAAATTACTGAAATCGCTCCAGGCGCTGATTGATCTCGGGCATTCCGTAATTGTCATTGAGCATCAGCCGGATATTATCAAATGTGCCGACTATATTATTGATATTGGCCCGGAGGCCGGGAAATATGGCGGCGAAGTTGTTTTTGCAGGAACACCGGAAGACCTTGCGGAAAATAAAAAATCGCATACTGCGAAATATATTAAGGAAAAACTTGAAAACTAA
- a CDS encoding DUF2490 domain-containing protein translates to MKLFFSLSLVLSMTFLKAQEHISSFNAVTLTYKFHPKFFIYAEGQLRGNEDYTYPDYYEIKGGVGYNLTKNHKPFVGVGRYVNYKEHSLSREEFRIWLQDVIDFKKGIVKFENRLRAEKSWFYEPATDKASQRMRYRYRLNVSVPLNAKTVKKGTVFANVYDEIFFVSPMKPTFARNRVYGGFGYQIDDYFGILTGYLWQREFEAKGNKNLHFVYLALNINIDATDHPVKTYDFPGAD, encoded by the coding sequence ATGAAACTTTTTTTCAGTCTGAGTTTAGTTTTGAGTATGACCTTTTTAAAAGCGCAGGAACATATTTCCAGCTTCAATGCAGTAACTCTGACTTATAAGTTTCATCCTAAATTCTTCATCTATGCGGAAGGTCAGCTCAGAGGAAATGAGGATTATACCTATCCGGATTATTACGAGATCAAAGGAGGAGTTGGATATAATCTTACCAAAAATCACAAGCCTTTTGTAGGGGTCGGGAGATATGTAAATTATAAAGAGCATAGCCTGAGCAGGGAAGAGTTTAGAATCTGGCTTCAGGACGTGATTGATTTCAAAAAAGGAATCGTCAAGTTTGAAAACCGTCTTCGGGCTGAAAAGAGCTGGTTCTATGAGCCGGCAACCGACAAAGCTTCCCAGAGAATGCGTTACCGCTACCGTCTGAACGTGAGTGTTCCCCTGAATGCAAAAACTGTAAAAAAGGGAACTGTTTTCGCCAATGTGTATGACGAAATTTTCTTTGTAAGCCCAATGAAGCCAACTTTTGCCAGAAACAGGGTATACGGTGGTTTCGGATATCAGATTGATGACTATTTCGGAATCCTAACGGGTTATCTGTGGCAGCGCGAATTTGAAGCGAAAGGAAATAAAAATCTTCACTTTGTCTATCTGGCTTTAAACATTAACATCGACGCTACGGATCATCCTGTAAAAACGTATGATTTCCCTGGAGCGGATTAA
- a CDS encoding acyl-CoA dehydrogenase family protein, with product MATLKGGEFLIKEIPANEIFSLEELSEEQRMLRDSAKEFIDREVVPQHDRFEKKDYALTEEKMRQLGEMGLLGITVPEEYGGLGMGFVSTMLACDYVSGGNGSLATAYGAHTGIGTLPTLLYGSEELKKKYLPDLATGTKFGAYCLTEPDAGSDANSGKTRARLSEDGKHYIINGQKMWISNAGFADTFTLFAKIDDDKNITGFVINRSELENPESLTFGEEEHKLGIRSSSTRQVFFNDMKVPVENMLGERNNGFKIALNALNVGRIKLAAANLDGQRRILNHSIQYSNERKQFGVSISTFGAIRKKIAEMATGIFVSEAGSYRLAKNVEDKIAELVSAGTDHQQAELKGVEEFAVEASILKVFVSDLTQNTADEGIQIYGGMGFSEDTPMESAWRDARIGRIYEGTNEINRLLAVGMLIKRAMKGELDLLSPAMAISKELMGIPSFEVPDYSAFMSEEKAIIANLKKVFLMVSGAALQKFMMDIEKQQHLLLNASEILNQIYMAESAVLRAEKHFSPESVEAAMAQLNLYKAVEKIIAAAKEGIISFAEGDEQRMMLSGLRRFTKYANHPNVVALTEKVAAHYIEKGAY from the coding sequence ATGGCTACATTAAAAGGCGGAGAGTTCCTGATCAAGGAAATTCCTGCAAATGAAATTTTCAGTCTTGAAGAACTGAGCGAAGAACAAAGAATGCTTCGCGATTCTGCAAAAGAATTTATAGATAGAGAAGTGGTTCCTCAACACGACCGTTTTGAGAAAAAAGATTATGCCCTGACAGAAGAAAAAATGCGTCAGTTGGGTGAAATGGGGCTGTTGGGAATTACCGTTCCGGAAGAATACGGTGGACTGGGAATGGGATTCGTGAGTACGATGCTGGCATGTGATTATGTTTCAGGTGGAAACGGATCTTTGGCAACAGCGTATGGAGCCCATACGGGAATCGGAACATTGCCTACCCTTCTGTACGGAAGTGAAGAATTAAAAAAGAAATATCTTCCGGATTTAGCTACCGGAACAAAATTCGGGGCCTATTGTCTTACTGAGCCGGATGCCGGTTCTGATGCTAATTCAGGAAAGACAAGAGCCAGATTATCTGAGGACGGAAAACATTATATCATCAACGGACAGAAAATGTGGATTTCCAATGCAGGCTTTGCAGATACATTCACTCTGTTTGCAAAAATTGATGATGATAAAAACATTACAGGTTTTGTGATCAACCGTTCTGAGCTGGAAAATCCTGAAAGCCTTACTTTCGGTGAGGAAGAGCACAAATTAGGAATCCGTTCCTCTTCTACCCGTCAGGTTTTCTTCAATGACATGAAGGTTCCTGTAGAGAATATGCTGGGTGAAAGAAACAACGGTTTCAAAATCGCCTTAAATGCACTGAATGTGGGTAGAATTAAGCTTGCTGCGGCCAATCTGGACGGGCAGAGAAGAATTTTAAACCACTCTATCCAGTATTCTAACGAGAGAAAGCAGTTCGGGGTTTCTATTTCAACTTTCGGAGCCATCAGAAAGAAAATTGCAGAAATGGCAACCGGAATTTTTGTAAGTGAAGCGGGATCTTACCGTCTGGCCAAAAATGTTGAAGATAAAATTGCAGAATTGGTTTCCGCGGGAACAGACCATCAGCAGGCTGAATTAAAAGGGGTTGAAGAATTTGCAGTAGAAGCTTCTATCCTAAAGGTTTTTGTATCGGATCTTACTCAGAATACGGCCGATGAAGGAATCCAGATCTATGGTGGAATGGGATTCTCTGAAGACACTCCAATGGAATCTGCATGGAGAGATGCCAGAATCGGAAGGATCTATGAAGGAACCAACGAAATTAACAGACTTCTGGCGGTAGGAATGTTGATTAAGAGAGCGATGAAAGGAGAACTGGATTTATTATCTCCAGCTATGGCGATCAGCAAAGAACTGATGGGAATTCCATCATTTGAAGTTCCTGATTATTCAGCATTCATGAGCGAAGAGAAGGCTATTATCGCCAATCTTAAGAAGGTATTCCTTATGGTTTCCGGAGCTGCGCTTCAGAAATTCATGATGGATATTGAAAAACAGCAGCACTTACTATTAAATGCTTCTGAAATCCTTAATCAGATCTATATGGCAGAATCTGCGGTATTAAGAGCTGAAAAACACTTCTCTCCGGAGTCTGTAGAAGCAGCAATGGCACAGCTTAACCTTTACAAAGCAGTTGAAAAAATAATCGCAGCGGCCAAAGAAGGAATTATTTCTTTCGCTGAAGGTGATGAGCAGAGAATGATGCTTTCCGGTCTGAGAAGATTCACCAAGTATGCCAACCATCCCAATGTAGTGGCACTTACTGAAAAGGTAGCCGCACACTATATTGAAAAAGGAGCTTATTAG